A single Triticum dicoccoides isolate Atlit2015 ecotype Zavitan chromosome 2A, WEW_v2.0, whole genome shotgun sequence DNA region contains:
- the LOC119355981 gene encoding scarecrow-like protein 8, producing the protein MEPGGPWRDPRQGYMYGLGSPMQMPAQQRSDPAAAGGVLKRSLGELERWQHQRQFAMQQELYMRAVRQRTAATSPAVSPLTSADIAAVLGGVPAQPFFSGSSLGGGLASPSSTLSSLTTASRAAMPLIQQHVQRQAPFLPSSAHAQAQAQAHALAVARVPAPSAAGSELSILQDLEKQLLGDDDEAEPAMSGTGSTVTSSEWEETIQRLNSITAVPSPPLYAEATPNNKNNYSAAMTGSPSNSSTSTASSSASCSPPISATTSRQLLSEAAAAIADGNLETAAANLATLKRAANPRGDAEQRLVAVMVAALSSRIAPTASASSQHLADLCGAEHHTGSQLLHDITPCFRLALDAANIAIVEAVAGHRVIHLVDFDINAPQHAALIQRLADRRVPGTCLQVTAVTDPTSPFTQSLAATLPGVGERLKKLAERAGIEYHFRMISCRAAEIEASKLGCEPGEALAVNLAFALSHVPDESVSPANPRDELLRRVRALGPQVVALVEQELNSNTAPLATRFSDAYLHYGAILDALDSTVSRDSADRARAEEAVANMSANAVGREGADRLERCEVFGKWRARFGMAGFRPVALAAGIADQVMARAGAPPPGLVVNQENGVLRLGWKQRVVTVASAWR; encoded by the coding sequence ATGGAGCCGGGCGGGCCGTGGCGCGATCCGCGCCAGGGGTACATGTACGGGCTCGGATCGCCGATGCAGATGCCGGCGCAGCAGCGCTCCGACCCGGCCGCCGCTGGCGGGGTTCTCAAGCGGAGCCTCGGCGAGCTGGAGAGGTGGCAGCATCAGCGCCAGTTCGCCATGCAGCAGGAGCTCTACATGCGCGCCGTCAGGCAGCGCACGGCCGCCACGTCGCCGGCCGTCTCCCCGCTCACCTCGGCGGACATCGCCGCCGTGCTCGGCGGGGTACCGGCTCAGCCCTTCTTCTCCGGGTCGAGCCTCGGCGGTGGCCTCGCGTCGCCGTCGTCCACGCTGTCGTCCCTCACGACCGCGTCCAGGGCAGCCATGCCGCTGATTCAGCAGCATGTGCAACGGCAGGCGCCGTTTCTGCCGTCCTCGGCGCACGCGCAGGCGCAGGCTCAGGCGCATGCTCTCGCGGTGGCGAGGGTGCCGGCTCCGTCCGCGGCTGGGAGCGAGCTGTCCATCCTGCAGGACCTGGAGAAGCAGCTgctcggcgacgacgacgaggctgAGCCGGCGATGAGCGGAACCGGTTCCACGGTGACCAGCTCCGAGTGGGAGGAGACCATCCAGCGGCTCAACTCCATCACGGCCGTGCCGTCTCCTCCACTCTACGCGGAGGCGACTCCGAACAATAAGAACAACTACAGCGCGGCGATGACGGGGTCGCCGTCGAACTCGTCCACTTCCACGGCTTCTTCATCGGCTTCCTGCTCACCGCCAATCTCGGCCACCACGTCGCGTCAATTACTGTCCGAAGCAGCGGCTGCCATAGCCGACGGCAACCTTGAAACGGCGGCCGCTAATCTTGCAACTCTCAAGCGCGCCGCTAACCCGCGCGGTGACGCGGAACAGCGGCTGGTGGCCGTGATGGTGGCCGCCCTGTCTTCGCGCATTGCGCCCACTGCATCGGCATCGTCCCAGCACCTCGCTGACCTCTGCGGCGCCGAGCACCATACCGGGTCCCAGCTCCTCCACGACATCACGCCCTGCTTccgcctcgccctcgacgccgctaaCATCGCCATCGTCGAggccgtcgccggccaccgcgtcATACATCTGGTGGACTTCGACATCAACGCCCCGCAGCACGCGGCTCTCATCCAGCGCCTCGCCGACCGGCGCGTGCCGGGGACATGCCTCCAGGTGACCGCCGTAACCGATCCCACCTCACCGTTTACGCAGTCCCTGGCAGCGACGCTGCCCGGCGTCGGGGAGCGGCTCAAGAAGCTGGCGGAGCGGGCCGGCATAGAGTACCACTTCAGAATGATCAGCTGCAGAGCGGCAGAGATTGAGGCATCCAAGCTGGGGTGCGAGCCCGGGGAGGCGCTGGCCGTCAACCTGGCCTTCGCGCTCTCGCACGTGCCTGACGAGAGCGTCTCGCCGGCGAACCCCCGCGACGAGCTTCTCCGCCGCGTGCGCGCCCTCGGCCCGCAGGTGGTGGCACTCGTGGAGCAGGAGCTGAACTCCAACACCGCCCCGCTGGCCACGCGCTTCTCGGACGCGTACTTGCACTACGGAGCCATTCTCGATGCACTGGACTCGACGGTCAGCCGGGATAGCGCGGACAGGGCGCGGGCAGAGGAGGCGGTGGCAAACATGTCGGCCAACGCGGTTGGCCGGGAGGGCGCCGACCGGCTGGAGCGGTGCGAGGTCTTCGGCAAATGGCGCGCGCGGTTCGGCATGGCCGGGTTCCGGCCGGTGGCGCTGGCCGCGGGCATTGCCGACCAGGTCATGGCGCGCGCCGGCGCTCCCCCGCCAGGCCTCGTCGTGAATCAAGAGAACGGCGTGCTCCGGCTCGGGTGGAAGCAGCGCGTGGTGACCGTGGCGTCCGCCTGGCGCTAA